One part of the Anaerolineales bacterium genome encodes these proteins:
- a CDS encoding S1 RNA-binding domain-containing protein, with translation MTDKLDDFTTLLDNVEEMANPRRGDLLHGHILAIDTEGLIVDLGLKRDGIVPCIDLDKLAADDAAPNVGDEVAVMVIDPLDRDGNLIVSISQARESTDWIRANRLMDQQKILELKPNGYNRGGLIVPFGRLRAFVPASHLSELPKGLDEASRSVHLERMVGRKMPFKVIEVDPRRRRLVLSERKAVRQWRQDRKTEMIGKLEEGEIRSGRVTSLREFGAFVDIGGADGLVHISELSWNRVDDPSEIVKIGQEIEIQVIRLDREANRIGLSLKRLQPSPWEAAVGKIEAGQEHDGIVSHIAASGVYILVGDGPEGLLQVDDETPMLSVGQQVRIRVSDFDPERERLDIELVADALETTLEDEEIIS, from the coding sequence ATGACCGATAAATTGGACGATTTCACCACGCTTCTCGATAACGTTGAGGAGATGGCGAATCCCCGGAGAGGGGATTTGCTGCATGGTCATATACTGGCGATCGACACCGAGGGGTTGATCGTCGATCTGGGATTGAAACGCGACGGTATCGTCCCCTGTATAGACCTGGATAAGCTTGCTGCCGATGATGCCGCTCCGAATGTCGGTGATGAAGTTGCCGTGATGGTGATCGATCCATTGGATCGTGACGGCAATCTCATCGTCTCGATCTCTCAGGCCCGAGAAAGCACAGATTGGATTCGTGCCAATCGCTTGATGGATCAGCAGAAAATTTTAGAGCTCAAGCCCAACGGCTACAACCGGGGCGGTCTGATCGTGCCTTTCGGCCGTTTGCGGGCTTTCGTTCCCGCATCCCATCTCAGCGAGTTGCCAAAGGGCCTGGACGAAGCGAGCAGATCGGTGCATCTGGAACGCATGGTCGGCCGAAAAATGCCCTTCAAGGTCATTGAGGTTGACCCTCGCCGGCGCCGGCTGGTTCTATCTGAACGAAAAGCTGTGCGCCAGTGGCGCCAGGACCGAAAGACGGAGATGATCGGCAAGCTCGAGGAAGGCGAAATCCGAAGCGGTAGAGTAACCAGCCTGCGCGAGTTCGGCGCCTTCGTCGATATCGGCGGTGCGGACGGTCTGGTCCATATATCCGAACTATCCTGGAATCGAGTCGACGATCCGAGTGAGATCGTTAAAATCGGTCAGGAAATCGAAATCCAGGTCATCCGCCTGGATCGAGAGGCGAACCGGATTGGCTTGAGTCTCAAACGTTTGCAGCCCAGTCCCTGGGAAGCGGCGGTTGGGAAAATTGAAGCGGGACAGGAACACGACGGGATCGTTTCTCACATCGCAGCATCGGGCGTGTACATTCTCGTCGGTGACGGCCCCGAAGGACTTCTGCAGGTCGATGACGAAACGCCGATGCTTTCCGTGGGGCAGCAGGTCCGTATTCGGGTGTCCGACTTCGACCCGGAACGCGAGCGATTGGATATAGAACTCGTTGCAGATGCGTTGGAAACCACACTCGAAGACGAAGAGATAATTTCTTAA
- the rpsU gene encoding 30S ribosomal protein S21, producing the protein MATVVLRPNESQEQLLKRFRKKVAKSGLLSTVRRKRWFVSKSELRRIQRKKAIRRLKRRQRKMEARYRD; encoded by the coding sequence GTGGCAACGGTCGTGCTTAGACCGAACGAATCACAAGAGCAGTTGCTGAAACGCTTTCGCAAGAAGGTGGCGAAGAGCGGGCTCTTAAGCACCGTTCGAAGAAAGCGCTGGTTCGTTTCTAAGAGCGAACTGCGCAGGATTCAACGCAAGAAAGCCATTCGCCGGCTCAAACGCCGCCAGCGGAAAATGGAAGCCCGCTATCGGGATTAA
- a CDS encoding phosphoribosyltransferase family protein, translated as MSQRRELLTWDEVDRLIDHLTPQFETEFEAMVIVTRGGIIPGGMIAERLNIEDVLTASVDFPFEAERKAAKLLAWPQFIQFPNDVQLSGRRVLVVDDVWGSGRTITAVKNRVAAAGGIPYTCVLHFNPYRSLFSQAKPNYYAASTAASILYPWELYRGDEKVLRDQPEA; from the coding sequence ATGTCGCAGCGCAGAGAATTACTCACATGGGATGAAGTCGACCGCCTGATCGACCATCTTACACCGCAATTTGAAACCGAGTTCGAGGCAATGGTGATCGTCACGCGGGGTGGGATTATCCCGGGTGGTATGATCGCCGAACGTCTGAACATTGAAGACGTTCTTACCGCCTCCGTCGATTTTCCCTTCGAGGCCGAACGTAAGGCTGCGAAGCTGCTTGCATGGCCTCAGTTCATACAGTTCCCCAATGACGTCCAGCTTTCGGGCCGGCGCGTCCTCGTCGTTGATGACGTTTGGGGATCGGGACGGACGATAACGGCGGTCAAGAACCGTGTTGCTGCAGCAGGGGGAATTCCGTACACCTGTGTTCTGCATTTCAACCCGTACCGAAGCCTATTTTCACAAGCGAAACCCAATTACTATGCTGCAAGTACCGCTGCATCCATCCTCTACCCCTGGGAGTTATACCGCGGGGATGAAAAAGTACTCCGGGATCAGCCAGAGGCTTAA